A portion of the Paenibacillus sp. PvR098 genome contains these proteins:
- a CDS encoding nucleotidyltransferase produces the protein MTAEEYVLSVVRKYQQHAGVNSPAHKTANLLFSSIKSWAGDFLNEVHFSGSYAKGTGVKGSADLDLFISLKSDTPYTLQYIFDSLFDNYKNEIPSRRQNVSIGIKYNGLDIDLVPGKKQKGNTNYHSLYKSKTDTWTQTNVKNHIKIVSESGRCDEIRVMKIWRHINNLDFPSIFLELSVLEALKHSNKNQCATNVWKVFHYLKNDFLDKRIVDPSNTNNIISDDLNKQEKRKIVQLAEQALAKKYWSEIIW, from the coding sequence ATGACTGCGGAAGAATATGTGCTTTCAGTTGTTCGGAAATATCAGCAGCATGCAGGAGTGAATTCCCCTGCACATAAGACAGCAAACTTGTTATTCAGTTCGATTAAAAGTTGGGCTGGAGATTTTCTGAATGAGGTTCATTTCTCTGGGTCATATGCGAAGGGGACTGGTGTGAAAGGAAGTGCCGATTTAGATCTGTTTATCTCTTTGAAATCAGATACACCATACACCTTGCAATATATTTTCGACTCACTCTTTGATAATTATAAGAATGAAATACCTTCACGCAGACAAAATGTGTCAATAGGAATTAAATATAACGGTCTTGATATTGACCTTGTCCCAGGAAAGAAACAAAAAGGAAACACAAATTATCATAGTCTTTACAAGAGCAAAACTGATACTTGGACTCAAACAAATGTGAAAAATCACATTAAAATTGTGAGTGAATCCGGAAGATGTGATGAAATTAGGGTCATGAAGATATGGAGACATATTAACAATCTTGATTTTCCTTCTATATTCCTTGAACTCTCTGTACTTGAAGCATTAAAACATTCAAATAAGAACCAATGCGCCACAAATGTATGGAAGGTTTTTCATTATTTGAAAAATGATTTTTTAGATAAGCGTATTGTAGATCCATCAAACACGAACAACATAATCTCAGATGACTTAAACAAGCAAGAAAAAAGAAAAATTGTTCAACTTGCTGAACAAGCGCTAGCTAAAAAATATTGGAGTGAAATAATCTGGTAG
- a CDS encoding DUF6602 domain-containing protein yields MKKPDLRTIFYELQNQMISQLAANRSILTHPTTKGDSFEINWIKWLKVYLPKRYQVDRAFLIDSQNNISDQIDVVIYDQQYTPFVFNQDGAVYIPAESVYAIFEVKPELNKQYIEYAGQKTKSARQLIRTSAPIHHAGGILPPKAHSKIISGILCLESSWNPPLGDSFENVIKSLDVEEQLDIGCALKSGSFRTVYGEELQIEKSSQQETLIFFFLKLLIDLQKLGTIPALDISEYAKALDSI; encoded by the coding sequence ATGAAAAAGCCTGATTTAAGGACAATATTTTATGAATTACAAAATCAAATGATTTCTCAATTAGCAGCTAATCGAAGTATATTGACACACCCAACTACCAAAGGTGATTCCTTTGAAATCAATTGGATAAAATGGCTAAAAGTATATCTGCCAAAAAGATACCAGGTAGATAGGGCGTTTCTTATCGATTCACAAAATAACATTAGTGACCAAATTGATGTTGTTATTTATGACCAGCAATATACCCCATTTGTCTTCAATCAAGATGGAGCTGTGTATATACCTGCCGAAAGTGTTTATGCAATTTTTGAAGTGAAACCTGAGTTGAATAAACAATATATTGAGTATGCGGGACAGAAAACTAAAAGTGCTAGGCAGCTAATTAGAACATCTGCTCCAATACATCATGCCGGCGGCATACTTCCACCAAAAGCTCATTCAAAAATTATATCGGGAATACTTTGCTTAGAAAGTTCCTGGAATCCCCCATTAGGCGATAGCTTTGAAAATGTGATTAAATCGTTAGATGTTGAAGAACAACTTGATATTGGGTGCGCATTAAAATCCGGTTCATTTCGAACAGTCTATGGAGAAGAGTTGCAAATTGAAAAAAGTTCACAACAGGAAACGCTTATATTTTTCTTTTTAAAACTTTTAATTGACTTGCAAAAGCTAGGGACTATCCCTGCTCTTGATATTTCAGAATATGCTAAAGCGCTGGATTCGATATAG